The genomic segment TTATCTTGTGGTTCCTCACCTTTGCCAACTTGAATAACCCTAACAATCAGATTTTTTATATAAGGGATTAGGCGTTCTCTTCTATTAGGGGATTTTGATTAGAAATCCTTCCTCTAGCTTTTCTGATTAATGCCCAAAAATTTTCATTAGATAAATTTCGATGAAGTTAACTCGGGGCTAAATCACTTAACTATGATATATTTTAAGTATATagcttatcttttaattttataaaaaaaagtattttaattttttatcattttaaatttattattaaatcactttaaaatggatggaataattaatattttttaataatgatatgtcaacatttaattaatcttttaatattttaaaattttatttttaaaaatgaaaaattgttacaattatttaaaaagtataaaaaataaaaaatacatatttttaatattttaaaattaaagaattgTTGACATATTATCTATGTGTCAATTCACATGCATACCtcatcaacaaagttaacaaaggtaaacttttctatctattttgaggtaatttgacaaaaaatacaaatttaagggttaaaagaggtaaaaacttaaatgaaagactaaaataattttattgtaaagttggagggtcaaataaatcattatgcttatattttattcaatttttattaacaataatatttttttaattaaattagacaaatagatgtgaaatgtgATAATACACTTCTTGTGGAAGCTCTTTTATCTGGTAGAGTCGCTAATAATAACTTGATATAATTGCGTCTAATTCATCAACTACTAACCCAGAATTGAAAAATTCGATTTCGTTATGTTCTTAGATCGTTGAATGAAACTGCAGGCCACATGATAAAATATGCTCTTATTGGAGTCTCAAGATTACTATACTATAAAGAGCCATCAAGTTCAATTCGTGATTTATTGCGAAAGGATAGgaataatctttcaataatttagTCTATGATTAATATTGTATTCGTGTAACGTTGTTGcttctaaaaaaaaatatttattgaaagGGATGTTTCCGAAACCCAAAAAAAGATTATAGTGTGAGAAGGAAGTTAAACCAATATCATCTTCCTATACCTATTCGGCTATTCCTAGATctcttgtttttattttgatatttatatatgtgttttgaTACACACCAATACCATTACACTAAAATAGAAACTAAAACTACagttttggtatgaaattaactttattaatttaaacaaataaatataaatgtttttttaaataaaaagaaagttacaaTACTAAAAAAACTTAAATCATAATTTAGCTCACATAGTTTCTTGTGTTGgcaccttttttttaatttttatagttaattattaattttgtttctaaaattaaaaatttgttaataaaaACATGAaccattatatatttttattagatgttaatttttttaataaaataagataaaaatgatagtctaaatactaaaataaaacaaatttaaatatcaaagtaaaagaaattatatagtTGAAGGGCCAAAAaagtaaataagataaaaaggGATCCATGAGGTTTACTGTCGGAAAAATTCTAATATTAATCCGAACCCTTAATGAAAATTGTTGTCGTATTAGCATGTTCTGATTGCTTTTTCTTTAATCTTccttcctttctcaatttcggtgAGCGAAGTTTCGATCGACAGCAACTCCAACTTTCCCTTCTGCCAAAAATGGCTATGACTATTGAAGGTAATCATCATCTCtcctttttgttttctattttttcagTTATACTCTTCGATTCATCCTTGTTGTAGGATGCTTGGGGTTTGACTGTGATCTTGTAATTCAATAAGGTTATGAAATGAAATTAGTTGTCGGACCTAGATCTTTCTTTAAAGAGAAGTCtttcgttctttttttttttttgatcatttgttttcaaattattttttggggctaatttctttttcttttcttttttctggtTCATCTGCGGTTTGGGTTTGTTGGATAACTGTTGTTAACGGCAGTGTAAGTTGTAATCTTTGTTGGTAATTCTGGGTTTTATGAAGTTATAAGCAAGtggaatttgtttatttattatctGTGTTTTATTTTCGAAATATGCAGGCTTGCTGGGCTCGCTTTTATGTTTTCAGCTAGTATACTGTTACAAATTCTGGTATGTTTTTCCTAATCTGATTCAGCTGTAAGCCATTAGTCATCAGTGGCACTGCCACTGAATTATTGTAAATATTTTCTGAATAaatattaatgtttatattatagtTTGCAAGTTAGAATGCGTTGCCATCAACACTGTGATCGGGTCTTGTTTTACATTTTCCTTGTGATAGAAGCAATGCTAGTCTTCGGATATGTAGTTAGCTAAATGTTTATTGAAGCATTTTACCTATATTTCTGTTTATGACTATAATGCAATTAACCAATCACAACACAAAATTTTCTAGGTTCCACCATAAAACCATTGTTCCACATTATACGTTGTTGGACCTTACACAATTGATGTGATTGGTTTTTTGCGTTGCGGTAACTGTAGATTATGTGCACCTTACACATAACTTAATCCTACTTCAAATCATGGTATTATGTGCTTCATATCTTGAGAAGATGGAATGTAAATTCTCTATTGTATTAGAGGACTTGATATGTTAGTATTTAGGAGTGGTGATGTCTTGTTTCTGAAAGgagatttttcttttgaaaagaaaGTCCTTTTAAGGTTGCACCAGATTGAATTGACATCAGATGTGAGGAAAAAGATACAGCTTTTGGATAGCATTTTATTTGCTAACTCTTGTGAATAAAGGGAGGGTTACTGGATTTGACAAATGTAGGTTAATTAAACTCTATTAGGCTGTCTAAATACATCTAGTAGCTCTCTGGAAGAGGTTTAGTTAAGTTCCTGATCCGTCTGAGGTTTAATTAGCTTATGGGTTTGTTGAGGGAGAACTGGCTCCTCTGGGAGAAGTCTTGTCTTTGAAGTGTCGTCCTCTGGGCAGCCGTTCGGACCATCAACAATCAAAGGTATAGTCCCTGTGTCGGGGTTTTGTCCTCGGCCTCCGCGGAGAGTCGTGTACCGGTTCACGGAGAGGGGCGCCTTGATCGGTGAAGATCAGTACCTGCAAGACTCGGGATAGGTAGTATTGGGCGTGTGAATAATTATGGAGGCACCTAGGCATACTGTAGCTCGAATCACCAATCTTGGCCTTCCCTCTCCGTGAACCGTAAATGGCTCTCCAACCATCCTGACTTGGTATTTATATTGGTTCAACTGTCTAGTAAGCTCAATGGTCTTAAACTTGTCTTTATTGATGATATGGACTATTCGAGTGAAATCAAACTCCTGAATTTTTTGGAGGCTTGTACAATCATGCTGTCTTGCTTTGTGCAAAGATGGAATTTATGGACCTAGTGGGGTGCTTCTTTTACCTGATGTAGAATGGGTTTACTGTTCAACCATGCCGCCTGTCTCTAGGCTGCACATAGCAACTTTATCCGCCGAAACATCTGATATATATCAATATGCTACTGTGTGATTAGTGTGGGTACATTTATCAAAAAGATATGTTGTGGTCGCCTCTTAAATTCGAGTCGTACTGAGCTACTCGGCACTGGCCAATATGCCTTTAGCTTTTTCAGAAAACgtacattatttttatatttcttatcTTAATTTTGAAGGACTTTGAGTGAGTCTTGCCTTGTGTTTGTTTGGTGTAACAATAAAAGGGTTCAATGATACTTGCTAATAGCCCAAATCTCTTCAAGATGAGCTTGATTGTATTTAAGGTATTTTTGATGTCCTTTGAGGGCATTGAAGTGACTAATACATGATTTAATTGGCACTCCTGAGTTTGATTTGCTTTCTGGTACCCCTACTAGTTCAGCCTCAGGTAGGCATGTTTTGTGTAGGGGTTGGTTTGGAGGCAGCAGTTTTTTTTCCGTTATAAAGGATTTGCCATATTAATCTGATATTAATGATTTTTCCCTTAATAAAATGAGCTTTCGATGAAGAAGTTGCTGACAATGTTCATCTATCTATTGACTGATCCAACCGTGTTAAGAGCTTAAAGCATTTGTTTCTGAATTCCTTTCTTGTACATTCACTTTAATTTTGAGCACATCAGCTCCCGATAATCCATCACTAATATCAATGAAGTGTTTTTTAATTTCCATGTCAGGCTTGTGCATTATATAACAACTGGTGGCCGATGCTTTCAGGTGAGATAGTTTATTAGAAGTTGGTCATGCCACTTAATAAACCAGGTTACCTTTTAATGATTGATAATAAGAAACTACTATTATTCACAGCTCTCATGTATGTCCTGGTGCCAATGCCTTGTTTATTCTTTGGAGGTGGATCAACTCAGTTTCTAACCAGTCGGGATGGTGGGGGGTGAGTAGAATTCTTATAAATATAAGCTTTTAAAACCTCTTATATATTTTTCCCATTATGCCTTTATCATAAAAAATCATTGGTTGTTTTGGGAGTGTGGTGTTCAAACTCTTGATAAAAATAGTTCCTCAGTTTATCACCTTGTTGTCTTgttcactttatttatttaacttcatTGCAGATGGATAGATGCTGCCAAATTTCTTACAGGGGCATCTGCTGTTGGGAGCTTTGCAATTCCCATTATTCTCAGGCATGCTCACATGATTTCAACCGGTGCAATGTTCATCGAATTTACATCATTCATCATATTCGTTTGCACAGTCTTGTGTTTTCACCGTGCTAGCCTTGAAGACGACTGGTGATAGATGCCCTCCCGGAAATTTTCACCTACACTTATGTATGTCATTCACCTAGATCTCTGATAGTTTGTTTACTTCTCCATTTGCAAAGGAAATGAAACAGGAACTTTTCCCTTTTTAAAGCCCTTAGTGTATATTTTTAAACAACTGTTGGCTTTATTTCTTCTTGTTTTTCTCCTTGTATTATGAGTTGCCTTCCTCATTTTGACAATGGAATAATTGGTGCTAGACAAGTACTTATCAATCTGATCCATCAATCCAATGGGTTGATTACAAACAATGAATGCGTTTCTTTCAGTTCTGAGAACCTGAAGTTTCTTGACCTGTTGtaaatagattttttaaaaattttcttttagttaATTTTACAACTGGTTAAATATAAAGTTCTTATTTGGTCTAATTTTCCTTTCAGTCCTTGtattttttacatatatgaaatttaatcttatttttaattttaagattttggaATCCATTTGATAACGATGATAAAGAATTTTACAACCCAAGGTTTAGAATCAGAAATCGTACAATCTcaaatttaatattgttatttcttttatttgataTTCCAAGTGTGTAATATCATGtgaggagttttttttattttaaatttttttttgataatattataaattagactttaatttttaaatcaaaacatAGGAATTAATTTCTTACCATGTGCAATCTCTATACTAAAAAAGTTGCACCAAATAACCTTTGCCGTTTTTGCCAAGTGTTTGGGAAGGATATAGTTCATGCTTGCAGAGATTGTGCAAGCATCTTTGGAATCTGGGAAAGGGTGGATATAAGCTGGCCAACTTCACACTCGACTACAAACATTTCATATTGGATTACTTATTTCAGTTTCTGATTTAGAAGAATGCATCCTTATTACCAGAGTTTTATGGGCAGCATGGTTTATTTAAGAACAAAGTACATGAGTTACATGCATTTGTTACATCTTACCTGTTGGAGCTGAAATTGATTTCTGATTCAAGGATTTCTTCGGCGCAACTCCGACAAGTTTATTGGAATCCCCTACTGGCGAACACCACAAAAATCAATCTTGATGCAGGTTTTAAAATATCTATAAATAAGACCAGTGCAAGTGTGTTTATCGTAAACCAAAACTGAGAGGTGATGGGTACGTGTGTCACGTCCTGCGCATAGAGGCTCATGACTAAGCATGCATCATCGATTCAAGTTGTTCTTATGGGTTATATAGGCTTACTTTGGCCAAACAGGACTGGactaatattttgaaagttttataaGAGTAGTGGCAgagctataattttttttttggttaaaataaaatcCTTCTTAATTTTTTTGCTCAACTaaaacacttttacaatttatttagggttttattcttcaaaaattttaagtATGTTCTTTACAACAAAAAGAAGATGGCAAACTAAGACTGAACCTCTAGTAGGTGTATGTTTGCAAATTGAAGCTCTAAATAGATATTACAATAAGCTCTCAATAATATGTacaaaagaaatggagaaaaataaagattttttcgCTTGTGTTTGATACTTGGATTTGTCTCTCTTGTTTCTTGATGTGTTTTAAACTTGTATTTATATCAAGGAATAATTTTGTGGACGTTTACGGTTGTTGGGGATGAATTCTAACCATTAGAAGGATTGAATTCTAGTTTATGAGTTCAGACTTATACGTATAGTTACATTGATAAAAAGTTTAAGAGAATTCAAAAATTACTTACTGACTTACTTGTATGAGTAGAAGTTCccttaaatatatgaaaatttattttaaatgttattatatcaAAAGTTTGGAATAATACATTGTTAGTAGAGTTTTTAGACTCTATAAATAAGTTTAGGAATAATGTAATATCCCCTGCTTTCACGAGGATTTGATGTAGGTGTCCCCCAGAGTTTTCGCTGGTCGATTTCTCGACAGTGGTTGGAGCCATTGCACCAGAACCATTTGTTTTGGTGGTTGTCATAGCTGTTATGTCAGCTTTGGCTCTTTCTTTTGCTAACGTTTGGCCTGTCTCCCTGGAGGTCTTCAacgtcttttatttttttctttttctagggAAAGGGGGTGGTGGCATGACCTCCCCTAAAGGCGTGTATGTCGTTTGACCAATTACAGTGGCTCAGTTTCCACCGGAGCTTTCTCCCCCTCTTGGTTTTGGTGGACTTCAGCCCTTAAAGCTTTCcttattttagttgttttatttgagtttttttcaCCTATCGGTTATTCGGAGTTGATTTGGAGTTCATCATCGTTCTTCCAATAATATTATTTCAAGAGCTCGAATTTGAATTATCTCCTTCATGCGCATGTTCATCTATTATTGAAACTCTCTTCTAAAATATGGTATCCGCGGAAAAATCTAATCCACTTTCCAGGCAATGAAGTAAAATGGAACTTCATCTGCATTTACTGGACACCACAATTCAAAACAGGCCATGATTTTATGATAATTACAACTTTACCACTACTTTTCTGATTTTTTAGGTATACTACGATAAACTATTggcaaatttatattttgattactcaattttagaaaattaagtTATTAGGATGTCAAAATAATTACTATATAATTTTCTCTATTTATCCTGCATGTATCAATCAAAAGCTCTCATCCTTTTTCTTctctacaattcaattttttttgatgaCATAGATTTGAACATCACAAATTAGTGAACTAAATCTAAACAATTATCTTTTTCGATCTTCGACACTAATTGGTAAATACATTTTGATTTAAGATATATTTTTCTACTTATTAATGAATATTGATTCATTTTATCGATCACCGAATTATCGGTTGGAGcttcttagtttttttttattttctaataataGTCCAGTCACTTAAATAAAAAGTttcgaataatttagtgatttaaatgaaaactttgaatagtttaatgatttttataaaattttaaagttacttAGATGTAGTTTACCTTTTCGCCCCTGGggattatttatttcttgatTAATTGatattctcttttttctttttatttttggtagTGTGAAAAAATGGAGCAGCAACGAAGCTTATCGGGGTCGTCGCAGAGCCCCAGATCTCCGTCGTCACAACCGTATCTATCAGTTTCCGTGACGGATCCCGTTAAATTAGGCAATGGCGTCCAAGCTTACATATCCTATCGTGTCATCACCAAGGTAATCGTTGctagtaattaaaatgacttttcttttttatatttttgaattttggtgaaaattttggatttttgggGGAAATTTTACTGTTTGCACAGACCAATTTCCCTGAATACCAAGGCCCGGAGAAGATTGTTATTAGGCGTTACAGTGACTTTATTTGGTTACGCGATCGCCTTTTCGAGAGGTACAAAGGCATATTCATTCCTCCTCTTCCCGAGAAGAGTGCTGTAGGTAAACAAATTCAACCCTTCTTTTTGCCTTAATTATGATTAGTATATGATCATTTTTTAGTGTAAAACTGTTTGTTCTTTGTAGCTAAATGTGTAAGGTTGTGCCTGAACTATGAAGTAATCCAAGTGTTTCCTCTTCATTACTGCAGAGAAATTTCGGTTTAGTGCTGAATTTATTGAAATGAGACGCCAAGCATTGGATATATTTGTTAATAGGATTGCTTCCCATAATTTGCTTCAACAGAGTGAAGATCTTAGAACTTTTTTGCAGGCAGATGAAGAGGTGATGCTTTTAGGATTTGTTGCGTTGAATGGTTCAGTTTGTGTTATCTTTCGTGTGTTCAATTGTTATCATTATCTCATAATCCCTTCAGGATTTTCCTTATGTTGAGTGTTTTATCTAATTGTGACTTTGCATTGAAGGTGCATAAGCTCAGTTTTTAATACAGAACGTGACTACTACTCTGTAAAATTGCCGAGTAAATTTTTAGTTATGAAAATGTAATGCAgaaattgtgttaaattgttgATATATTATGCATTTTTAACAATTCTTTGTATACGGGATAAGCAATTTGTTCACCTTTTTCTTTATTACAATGTTCAGCTCTACATTCCTTTTAGACACTGTTTGTATGGTACCCATTTCATTTCTATATGAAATCTAGTTGAAGATGTTCTCAGGACGATTGgcaataaattgctcaaaattttgTCCCCATTTACGTTCCCATTTTTTTGTATTTGGTGCCTCTTTTTAGAATAAGAAATTGACATTAACTTTTTAGCTACTTTTCAGACAATGGAGAGACTGAGATCTCACGAGACTGGTATTTTTAAGAAGAAGCCAGCTGATTTGATGCAAATGTTTAAGGTAAATAAGTTCCTCATGACTTTATAGTGAGTTAGAATGTTGGTGGATTGACTTTATGGTAGACAGATGCAAATCAAATGCATACTGATTAGTTCAATGTCAAGAAACTTTAAtttgaacatttttttctttAGTAGATAATTTGGCTTGTAAAACTGTATAAACAACAATTCTTGCTGCAACAAAACTTCTATGAATTCAATTTGGTACTCAGACCACAGTTTTAGGTGAGAAGGCATCTAGTAGAATTTATAAACCTTACATAAATAATTTGTTGCTTTGTATCTGAAGCTGAAGAATACAGGAAACTCACTACTTGCTTTCTATAGTGCATGTTGGTTTCCCTTTGTTACTGCTTTAATGTGTACCATTTTgctgatattatttttttattctattgaAGTTGGTTTCTCTGGCTTGAATTTGACATGTTTATAGTATTGAAATTCCTACACTTGCATTAACTTCTCTAGAAATTTAACAGGATGTACAGTCTAAGGTGAGTGATGTTGTTCTTGGAAAGGAAAAACCTGTTGAAGAGTCAAATCCTGAATATGAGAAACTTAAACAGTATGTTTTTGAGCTTGAAAATCATTTGGCTGAAGCTCAGAAGCATGCTTATCGTCTTGTAAAGAGACACAGAGGTTTGGAGAATTTTGAGCCTCTGAACACTATCCTTCTTGTTATTATCTTTATCAAGTGTTTATCTCCttttgatataaataaaatttgaacaatttttttttgtctattttcaGAGTTGGGGCAATCACTATCTGATTTTGGTAAGGCAGCCAAGCTTCTTGGTGCTTGTGAAGGACAAGTCCTTGGGAAGGCATTTTCTGATCTTGGGGCCAAATCTGAGGCGCTATCGGCTAAGCTGCAGAAGGAGGTAAGCTGTCTTTTAATGCTGAAACTTGTAGTTTGTCTTCCAGCCTTGATGGCATGCGTAATTGTGGCCTGATACATAATGTCCTAACTTTTCCATGATAAGAGGTTAATATGGATAGCTTTACATTTTCTCAATCATAGAATTGATTACAGGCCCATCAACTCTTGATGAGTTTTGAGGAACCCTTGAAGGATTACGTTCGTGCTGTCCAGTCCATAAAGGTGAGTTGGACTGCTGTCTTGTGTAATATTTGATGACTGATATTTATTCATTGTATAGCATTCCTTGATGAAAATACTGAAGAActatgtgtttttatttattcattgtataGCATTCCTTGATGAAAATGCTGAAGAACTATGTATTTTTTTCCTACAATCCTGAAAATAGTTAACTGGGAAAGTAATGATATTCTAGAATGTTGATGGAAAGCTTCTTCCTAACTGAGCTCCCTTTTCATCTTATGTTTTGAAAATATTGGTGTGGATGGTTGGTGACAATTTCATAGGTGATCCTCTTGCATTTGTGTTTCATAACAGGCCACAATAGGAGAGAGAGCGAATGCTTTCAGGCAACAGTGTGAACTGGCTGAAACAATGAAGTTGAAGGAGATAAATCTGTATGCTTCTTGTCATCCATTCATTATGTCTTATTCCCTATTAGCAGTGGTCTCAGCTAACTTTGACCAGCTTTAAAATTTGTACTATTTCGTAATCTGATTTGTAATTTGAGATCCATTGTTTGCAGTGACAAGCTCATGCTAACACGCTCTGATAGGGTGGGAGAAGCCGAGCATGAATACAAGGAGGCAAGTCATTCTTCCCAAGCTTTCACTAGATGCTGATTTAGGTCTTATTGTTTTTACCTTTGctaaaaatatatttcatggTTGCAGTTGAAGGCAGCAAGTGAGGAGGCGACAAGAAGATTTGAGACAATCGTCCAACTGATGAATGAAGAGATTGTACGTTTCCAGGAACAGAAAACTCAAGACATGGGGATTTCTTTTCATGAATTTGCAAAGGGACAGGCCCGACTGGCAAATAGTGTTGCAGATGCCTGGCGGAGTCTCCTTCCTAAGCTTGAAGCCTGCTCGTCTGTGTAATAATGAAGGTGGAGTTATTATCATTGAACTTATTCCTCATCCTGGGTGGTGGGTAGATTTGAGGAATGGCAGAGTAGCTTTTGCTATGTAAAAGCATGAGTATGAGGAGCTAGATCTGCCATTTTATGTTGTACCTGTTATGGTACGGTTTGACTCGGTTCTACTTGCACACATTTTAAACTGAAAGAAAAGTTAACGTTACAGAGCAAAACTGAGAGAAAAAAATAACTTTCACGTGTATTTCATCCTCCAATTCTTAACCCTTTTTTATTTGAACTGGATTGTTCTTCATTTGTAATTTGTAAATGAGATTGTGCTTGCAAAGGTATTGTTAAAGAAATCGGACTGGTTGTGCTGTTTGTCTAGTGAAACATTATCTGTAAAAACTGAATAAAATTACTTTGTCTAGTGAAAGATAGGAACACTATGGTATCATTtctctcatttatttattttaattttttaaatacacatgctattattgatttttattgttATACATTAATATTTATTCTCACTGCTTGAATGGGTGAAGTTAAGGATTTTTATGAGGGCTGAAGTTATAAATTATTgttataaatttcttttatttaaccaATGGGTTAAAAGAGCTTaggttaaattattaatattttttatgaggGCTGAAGTTATAAATTGAGTTAACTAAGAGGTTAAagaaacttaaattaaattattaattttttagaatggTTAATATTACAgcttttttatttaacataaaagcTTGTCACAATTTAGATTTCAAACAATATCCATTTTTTCactttgataattaattttttttattctattttggtaTATAAACTATTTCTCCACTATAGTTTTgagtgttaaaaaaaaaaagtttaaaacacACGAGTGCTTAAAAATTTCCCATATCATCAATGATGTGGGTAAATATTTTGATGATTAAAAAGGTGAGACACATGAACAATTCAGTGATTTTTTTGTCCGTTAGATATTACTCCAAATATTTGTTAAGTTGCAAGCAGAACCAGTAATTATGGGAGAAAAAAATTACAGATGGACACTAAAGCTGTACTCAAgcatttagattttttttttgcagggttttataaaaaaaaaaattattatgttcaacaagttcaaacaatggaATAATTTTCGCTCAATCATTTAAGTACTAACTTCACTCCTATACTTAACTTAAGTAACTCACACTTTTGTAAATTAATTCTCACTTACTAACTAGTAATCTCACTCTTATATTTAATCTAAGTTTAACCCATAAATTAGtacttaaattatataatttttttctatcttggtacttaaactttttttttgttacaagtgGTACCTAAAATACTTTCTTTTCTCAAGTTGGTACTATCGTTAGTCAAACTGTTaagtttatttaacaaaaaaGCTTAACCCACAAATTGGTATATAAAGTAtgcattttttttgttattttgacaCCTAAACATTTTTAATCATAAGTGgtacttaaattaattttcatcCCTAATTTGGTACctcattattttaaaacaaagatTACCAATTGAAAATTGACACATGTGAAAAGACAAAAAAGTATTATTTTCccttttatatatgttttttttctttcttaaaaatCGAACTAATAACTGAATTGGTCGGGCTCCAGTTCGTTTAATTAGTTCATTTGGtttgatcaaataaattattaaaaattcataataataaaaaatttaaaaaatactgaGAAAATCAATTCAACTGGTTTGTATAGATTTGCAGGTCAATTGGTTTAACTCCTATCTCCGGACCAGTATCCGATCAGTTCCCAATGTAACCAGTTTGAttcaattctaaaaaataaattttgatcgATGAAATTACTTTTCCAATCCTTTCAGGTTGAGCAAACAAGTGGTGAAGTTTGATAACAAAATTAATCACTAGTGTCTCAAAACTTTGAGAGGGCAAATTTCGAGCATTGTTGGTATTGTTAGACATTGTAAAGGAATAAGAAaggaaaaaagaggaaaaatagaaaagaatagaggaaaaaaataaaagaactaaaaaaatataattttttttaaaaatttatatgaagAGGCAATTTAttattt from the Gossypium hirsutum isolate 1008001.06 chromosome D09, Gossypium_hirsutum_v2.1, whole genome shotgun sequence genome contains:
- the LOC107929807 gene encoding vacuolar protein sorting-associated protein 55 homolog; translated protein: MFSASILLQILACALYNNWWPMLSALMYVLVPMPCLFFGGGSTQFLTSRDGGGWIDAAKFLTGASAVGSFAIPIILRHAHMISTGAMFIEFTSFIIFVCTVLCFHRASLEDDW
- the LOC107929793 gene encoding sorting nexin 1; protein product: MEQQRSLSGSSQSPRSPSSQPYLSVSVTDPVKLGNGVQAYISYRVITKTNFPEYQGPEKIVIRRYSDFIWLRDRLFERYKGIFIPPLPEKSAVEKFRFSAEFIEMRRQALDIFVNRIASHNLLQQSEDLRTFLQADEETMERLRSHETGIFKKKPADLMQMFKDVQSKVSDVVLGKEKPVEESNPEYEKLKQYVFELENHLAEAQKHAYRLVKRHRELGQSLSDFGKAAKLLGACEGQVLGKAFSDLGAKSEALSAKLQKEAHQLLMSFEEPLKDYVRAVQSIKATIGERANAFRQQCELAETMKLKEINLDKLMLTRSDRVGEAEHEYKELKAASEEATRRFETIVQLMNEEIVRFQEQKTQDMGISFHEFAKGQARLANSVADAWRSLLPKLEACSSV